A genomic window from Halorubrum trapanicum includes:
- the ilvA gene encoding threonine ammonia-lyase produces MLTLADIREARERVSGVARHTPLERSRSFSEMSGADLHLKLENFQRTGAFKIRGAMNRIETLSEAEREAGVVTASAGNHAQGVALAASRAGVDATVVMPKFAPVSKVKATRGYGASVRLEGVDYDEAQAYAHRLEREEGRTYVHAFDDPVVMAGQGTLGLEIVDDCPDLDTVVVPIGGGGLISGVAVAIKEQLPDVRVVGVQAEGAASAAKSLEAGEVTEIDSVDTIADGIATRSVGEETLEVMEEYVDEVVTVDDREIALALTLLLERAKTLVEGAGAVALAAVLSDAFEYDDGETVVAALCGGNIDLNRLGTVIRRGLVQMGRYLKITIDLKDRPGELERVSSIVARTGANVYAVHHDRTSRDVAVNAAELELELETDDAEHAADIVDALEAEGYEVEILS; encoded by the coding sequence ATGCTCACACTCGCCGACATCCGCGAGGCGCGCGAGCGGGTCTCGGGCGTCGCCCGGCACACGCCCTTGGAGCGGTCGCGCTCGTTCTCCGAGATGAGCGGCGCCGACCTCCACCTCAAGTTAGAGAACTTCCAGCGCACCGGCGCGTTCAAGATCCGCGGCGCGATGAACCGGATCGAGACGCTCTCCGAGGCGGAGCGGGAGGCGGGCGTCGTCACCGCGAGCGCCGGCAACCACGCGCAGGGCGTGGCGCTGGCGGCGAGCCGCGCCGGCGTCGACGCCACCGTCGTGATGCCGAAGTTCGCGCCCGTCTCGAAGGTGAAGGCCACCCGCGGGTACGGCGCGAGCGTCCGCTTAGAGGGCGTCGACTACGACGAGGCGCAGGCGTACGCGCACCGGCTGGAGCGCGAGGAGGGTCGCACCTACGTCCACGCGTTCGACGATCCCGTCGTGATGGCGGGGCAGGGGACGCTCGGCTTGGAGATCGTCGACGACTGCCCCGACCTCGACACCGTCGTCGTCCCGATCGGCGGCGGCGGGCTGATATCGGGGGTCGCGGTCGCGATCAAAGAGCAGCTCCCCGACGTCCGCGTCGTCGGCGTTCAGGCGGAGGGCGCCGCCTCGGCCGCGAAGTCGCTGGAGGCCGGCGAAGTCACGGAGATCGACAGCGTCGACACGATCGCCGACGGGATCGCGACGCGGTCGGTCGGCGAGGAGACCCTCGAAGTGATGGAAGAGTACGTCGACGAGGTCGTCACCGTCGACGACCGCGAGATCGCCTTGGCGCTCACGCTCCTCTTGGAACGCGCGAAGACGCTCGTGGAGGGCGCGGGCGCGGTCGCGCTCGCCGCCGTCCTCTCCGACGCCTTCGAGTACGACGACGGCGAGACGGTCGTCGCCGCGCTCTGCGGCGGCAACATCGACCTCAACCGCCTCGGCACCGTGATCCGCCGCGGGCTGGTCCAGATGGGCCGGTACCTCAAGATCACGATCGATTTAAAAGACCGCCCCGGCGAACTGGAGCGCGTCTCCAGCATCGTCGCGCGCACCGGCGCGAACGTGTACGCGGTCCACCACGACCGCACCTCGCGGGACGTGGCCGTCAACGCCGCCGAACTCGAACTCGAACTGGAGACCGACGACGCCGAACACGCCGCCGACATCGTCGACGCGCTCGAAGCCGAGGGGTACGAGGTGGAGATTCTGTC
- a CDS encoding gamma-glutamylcyclotransferase family protein — MDVFVYGTLTEPERVAEVVDSYVFVGPATLDGLRLVEGRYPTLAPGGETAGRLLRTEAVDALDAYEDVDGGLYVREPVPLDAPSEYPETAAVYVGDPDRLDADATWPGSGPFADRVRSVLAERDVRVRLTPRDPV; from the coding sequence ATGGACGTCTTCGTGTACGGGACGCTGACCGAGCCGGAGCGGGTCGCCGAGGTCGTCGACTCGTACGTCTTCGTCGGCCCCGCGACGCTCGACGGCCTCCGCCTCGTCGAGGGGCGGTACCCGACGCTCGCGCCGGGCGGCGAGACGGCGGGACGGCTCCTCCGGACGGAGGCGGTCGACGCGCTCGACGCGTACGAGGACGTCGACGGCGGGCTGTACGTCCGCGAGCCCGTCCCGCTCGACGCCCCGAGCGAGTACCCCGAGACCGCCGCGGTGTACGTCGGCGACCCCGACCGCCTCGACGCGGACGCGACGTGGCCCGGATCCGGCCCGTTCGCCGACCGGGTGCGATCGGTCCTCGCCGAGCGGGACGTGCGGGTGCGGCTGACCCCCCGAGACCCCGTCTGA